TATTATTAAAAATACTTTAGTTTTGCAGGTCTATGCGAGTGCAATACTGTTCATCATAGTGAAAGCCTTTTATACTAGCAAATAATAATTATTGAACAAAGAGGAGCCTATATGCCAATACTTGATGTGGGTACTGCAAAAATTCGAGTTAAAAATCTACGATTACGTACGTTTATTGGGATTAAAGAAGAAGAAATTAATAACCGCCAAGACGTTATTATTAACTTAACCATTTTCTATTCAGCCCAAGCAGCAGTGCAGGAAAATGAAATCGAATATGCGCTAAATTATCGTACCATTACTAAAGCAA
This portion of the Entomomonas sp. E2T0 genome encodes:
- the folX gene encoding dihydroneopterin triphosphate 2'-epimerase, with amino-acid sequence MPILDVGTAKIRVKNLRLRTFIGIKEEEINNRQDVIINLTIFYSAQAAVQENEIEYALNYRTITKAIISHVENNRFALLERLTQELVDLVMQYKEVQYVEVEVDKPQALRYSDSVSVTLSGRR